In Pseudomonadota bacterium, the following are encoded in one genomic region:
- a CDS encoding 2OG-Fe(II) oxygenase family protein, giving the protein MGEFSEVPEIDVSALNRDGDTAALAQRFVAVYRDTGFAYITGHGVDPALRAAVFDASRRFHALPLEDKLALALDANHRGYIAINTSTDVTSDLAEVTRPNQSASFMLMREDATADPAVYLSGPNRWPALDGFRAACEAYVAAMTALSRRLLSLAFEGLGVADATALRAFDTPTTWLRLLHYPPQPPQAPDDLYGSAPHRDFGCLTLLAQDDVGGLQVQTPAGAWVEAPPVPDAFIVNVGDMLHRLSNGVLRSTPHRVINTSGRERYSVPFFYDPHVSTVVAPLAGLGAPRFEPIRFGAFLRGELEASYDRHAKPDAEPAPDGYKKGHPVGGGPATR; this is encoded by the coding sequence GTGGGGGAGTTTTCAGAGGTCCCGGAGATTGATGTCTCTGCGCTGAACCGCGACGGCGACACGGCTGCGCTCGCGCAGCGTTTTGTCGCCGTCTACCGCGACACCGGGTTCGCCTACATCACCGGCCACGGCGTGGACCCGGCGCTGCGTGCGGCGGTGTTCGATGCGTCGAGGCGCTTCCACGCCCTGCCGCTCGAGGACAAGCTCGCGCTGGCGCTCGACGCGAACCACCGCGGCTACATCGCAATCAACACCTCGACTGATGTCACATCTGACTTGGCCGAGGTCACCAGGCCCAACCAGTCCGCGTCCTTCATGCTGATGCGCGAAGACGCGACCGCCGACCCGGCCGTCTACCTCTCCGGACCCAACCGGTGGCCGGCGCTCGACGGATTCCGCGCGGCGTGCGAAGCCTACGTGGCCGCGATGACGGCACTCTCGCGTCGGTTGCTGTCGCTGGCGTTCGAAGGGCTCGGCGTCGCCGACGCCACCGCGCTGCGCGCCTTCGACACCCCGACGACCTGGCTGCGCCTGCTGCACTACCCGCCGCAACCGCCCCAGGCCCCGGACGACCTCTACGGGTCGGCGCCGCACCGGGACTTCGGCTGCCTGACGCTGCTCGCACAGGACGATGTCGGCGGCCTGCAGGTGCAGACGCCCGCAGGCGCGTGGGTGGAGGCACCGCCGGTGCCGGACGCGTTCATTGTCAACGTCGGCGACATGCTGCACCGGCTGTCGAACGGGGTGCTGCGCTCAACTCCGCACCGGGTAATCAACACCTCGGGCCGGGAGCGCTACTCGGTGCCGTTCTTTTACGACCCGCACGTCAGCACCGTCGTGGCGCCCCTGGCGGGCTTGGGCGCGCCGCGGTTCGAGCCCATCCGATTCGGGGCGTTTCTGCGCGGAGAACTCGAGGCGAGTTACGACCGGCATGCCAAGCCGGATGCCGAACCCGCGCCCGACGGCTACAAAAAAGGCCACCCCGTTGGGGGTGGCCCTGCAACACGTTGA
- a CDS encoding LysR family transcriptional regulator — MRSTPSLRSLVYFLAATDTGSLTRAGAQVHVAPSAIAAAIDTVEAAFDLRLVQRYPAKGLALTAAGVALVPRIRHLIEEYDHLLASGTELREALSGELSIGYYAPVAPAFLPRVLKPLLAENPGVRVRFTECDNERAQAGLLSGAFDTIVFVSDGAKPGIDVTALIDAPPYVLFADSHALASRRSLRLQQIADEPVVLLDLPFTAQYLRGLFDAAGVGPRIVAHATSTEMVRSLVGAGVGCSVLNMRPRSATSYAGDALTAVPLRDTPAALRLALGTLSGQPRRLVSAFVAACQAHFALADARDMIAPAVRARGNTASR; from the coding sequence ATGCGCAGCACGCCGTCCTTGCGCTCACTTGTGTACTTCCTCGCCGCGACCGACACCGGCTCGCTGACCCGGGCGGGCGCGCAGGTCCACGTCGCACCGTCCGCAATCGCGGCGGCCATCGACACCGTGGAAGCGGCGTTCGACCTCAGACTCGTGCAGCGTTACCCGGCCAAAGGGCTCGCACTGACCGCGGCCGGGGTGGCGCTGGTCCCGCGCATCCGGCACCTGATCGAGGAATACGATCACTTGCTGGCGAGTGGCACGGAGCTGCGCGAGGCACTGTCCGGGGAGCTCTCGATCGGCTACTACGCCCCCGTTGCACCAGCGTTCCTGCCGCGCGTGCTCAAGCCGCTGCTGGCCGAGAACCCGGGTGTGCGTGTGCGCTTCACCGAGTGCGACAACGAGCGCGCGCAGGCCGGCTTGCTCTCTGGGGCGTTCGATACAATCGTGTTTGTCTCGGACGGCGCCAAACCGGGCATTGACGTCACGGCACTGATCGACGCGCCGCCCTACGTGCTGTTTGCCGACAGCCACGCGCTTGCCTCGCGGCGCAGCCTGCGCCTGCAGCAAATCGCCGACGAACCGGTGGTGCTGCTGGACCTGCCGTTTACCGCGCAATACCTGCGCGGGCTCTTTGATGCAGCCGGTGTCGGGCCTCGCATCGTCGCCCACGCCACGAGCACCGAGATGGTCCGCAGCCTGGTGGGTGCCGGGGTGGGCTGTTCGGTGCTGAACATGCGCCCGCGCAGCGCGACGAGCTACGCCGGGGACGCACTGACCGCCGTGCCGCTGCGCGACACGCCCGCTGCCTTGCGCCTCGCACTCGGCACACTCAGCGGCCAGCCGCGGCGCCTGGTCAGCGCGTTCGTGGCGGCCTGCCAGGCGCACTTCGCGTTGGCGGATGCGCGTGACATGATTGCGCCTGCGGTGCGCGCGCGTGGCAACACCGCGTCACGCTGA